CTGATCGAAGCGGTGATGTTCCTCGTGCTCGGCGCCATCTCGGCGACCGTGCGGATGCCGCGTACCCCTGCCGTCGTGAAGGTAGCGACGGCCGACGGGTCCGCTCCGCGGGGCGGGCTGCGGGTGCTGCTCTCGCACCGGGCCATGGTGCAGCTGTGCGTGCTGGGCTTCGTGCTGTTCTTCGCCTGCTACGGACAGTTCGAGTCCGGGCTCGCGGCGTACGGCACCGAGGCTGCCGGGATCCAGCCCTCGACGCTCGGGATCGCGCTGGCCGCCAACACGGCCGTCATCGTCGTGGCCCAGTTCGTGGTGCTGCGTCTGGTGGAGCGCCGCAAGCGCAGCCGGGTCATCGCGTCGGTCGGTCTGATCTGGGCGTTCGCCTGGATCGTGGCGGGCTACGCGGGCCTCGGACACGGCAGCCAGACCATGGCGACCGCCGCGATGATCTCCACATACGCGCTGTTCGGGCTCGGTGAGTCGATGCTGTCGCCGACCGTCGCGCCGCTGGTCGCGGATCTGGCGCCGGAGTCGATGGTGGGGCAGTACAACTCGGCGTTCGCTCTGTGCAAGCAGCTGGCGCTGGCTGTCGGGCCCGCTGTGGGCGGTCCGATGGGGGCCTCGCTGCACGGGCCGTACATCGTGACGTTCGTACTGTTCTCGCTCGGCATCACCGTGCTCGCTCTGCGGCTCGGGCGGCGGCTCACCCCCGTACAGGACCAGCCCTCCCTCGCGGCCGTGCCGTCACGGGTGGTGGCCGTGTCACTGCCGGAGAACGCCTCGGCCGAGGGGCCGGCGCCGGTCGCCGCCGTGCACTGACGGGCCGGCCGGCTCCGGTCGGCTACTGCGGCAGGGAGAACTCGCACCAGACCGCCTTGCCGCCGCCGGGTGTGCGGCGGCTGCCCCAGGACGTGGCGATCGAAGCGACGATGGAGATGCCCCGGCCCGCCTCGTCCCCCGGTTCGGCACGGCGGCGGCGCGGCAGGTGGTCGTCGCCGTCGGTCACCTCGATGATCAGCCTGCGGTCCGTGCGCCGCAGGCCCAGGCGCATCGGCGGCGTCCCGTGCTGCAGGGAGTTGGCCACCAGCTCACCGGCCGCGAGGACGCCCAGCTCGCACAGCTCCATCGGGAAACGCCACGACGTCAGCACACCCGTCGCGAAGGCGCGGGCGCGCGGGGCCGCCTCGATGCCGCCGAGCAGGTCGAGCGAGGCGTTGTGGAACAGCTCCGCCGTCGGGCCCGTGCGGGCGGGGTGCTGGACGACCAGCACCGCCACGTCGTCGTCGTGTTCCGCGGTGATGTTGAGGGAACGCATCAGGCGGTCGCAGACCACCTGCGGCGCGCCCTTCGCGCCGGACAGCGCCCGCTCCAGCGCGGCCATGCCCTCGTCGATGTCCTCGCTGCGACGCTCGACCAGGCCGTCCGTGTAGAGGACGGCGGTGGAGCCGGGCGGCAGGGCGATCGTGCCCGAGGTGTGGATCCAGCCGCCGGTGCCGAGCGGGGGGCCGGTCGGGTCCTCGGCGCGGTGGACCGTACCGTCCTCGTCGCGCACCAGGATCGGGAGGTGGCCCGCGGAGGAGTAGACGAGCAGGCCCTCGTTGGGGTCGTGGACGGCGTAGGCGCAGGTCGCGATCTGGCTGGCGTCGATCTCGGCGGCGAGCCCGTCGAGCAGCTGGAGCACCTCGTGCGGCGGGAGGTCGAGGCGGGCGTAGGCCCGCACCGCCGTGCGCAGCTGGCCCATCACCGCGGCGGCGCGCACCCCGCGGCCCATCACGTCCCCGATGACCAGCGCGGTGCGGCCGGCGCCGAGCGTGATGACGTCGTACCAGTCGCCGCCGACCGCGGCGTCCGTGCCGCCCGGCTGGTAGGTGGCGGCGATCCGCAGGTCGTCGGGCTGTTCCAGCTCCTGTGGGAGCAGCGAGCGCTGAAGGGTGACGGCCGTTTCGCGGTGCCGGCTCTCGCTGGTGCGCAGCCGCTCGGCCGCCTCGGCGTGGTCGGTGACATCCGCGGCGTAGACCAGGACGCCGCTCTCGTGCTTCTTGTCCTTGTCGCGCCGTACGGGGGTGCAGGTGACGGTGTACGAGTTTCCGCTGCCGGCCTTGCGGGACTTGACCGTGCGCGGTGTGCCGCTGCGCAGGACCTGGTCCATCAGCGGCAGCAGGCTGAGCTCGGTGAGCTCGGGCATGGCCTCGGCTGCGGGCACACCGCAGGGGCGGGGGCCGAACGCTGCGGTGTAGGCGTCGTTGACGTACGCGACGCGGTGGTCGGGTCCGTGCACCAGGGCGACGAGGGCGGGCAGCTGGCCGAGGATGTCGCGGGCGGAGAGGTCTTCCAGGGCGGGTGCGGCGGACCGGGTGCCGGGGCCGCCCGGATCGCCGTCCGGAGGGCCCGATCCGGTGTCGGCCTGTGCATACTCTGCGCGGGCCGCCGGTACGGGACTGCGGTCGTCCCGGGCGGCTCGACGCTGCGTACCGGGTAGGCGGGCGCTCCAACGCGTGAAGTTCACGGAATCCATTGCCTCGTGTGTCGGTCTGGTCCGCTCGGGCGGGCTGCTTCCTCTGCCGGGGCGTCACAAGTATGTGGTGGCGGTCTGTTGCCCCTGGGACGGTCTTCCTCGATGGTCACTGTCGGTCGCTGCCTGCCGGGTCACTCTGTGCAGATGTGAGCCCACCTATGGTCACACGTCCAGTGTGTCGGACCCTACTGACAGTCGCCGTCGTCCGGCCTGGGGCGCCTGCCTGCGGCGATTTGGAACTCGGCCCGTGGGTGTTCCAGTGAGCCCAGGGAGACGATCTCGCGCTTGAAGAGTCCGGCGAGGGTCCATTCGGCCAGCACCCGGGCTTTCCGGTTGAACGTCGGGACGCGGCTCAGGTGGTACATGCGGTGCATCAGCCAGGCCGGATAGCCCTTGAGCCGGCGTCCGTACACGTGGGCTACGCCCTTGTGGAGGCCGAGCGAGGCGACGGATCCCGCGTAGCTGTGCCGGTACTCCTTGAGCGGGCGGCCGTCGATCGCCGCGACAAGGTTGTCGGCGAGGACCTTGGCCTGGCGGACCGCGTGCTGGGCGTTGGGGGCGGTCTCCCTGCCCGGTTCGGCGGCGGTCAGATCGGGGACGGCGGCGGCGTCACCGGCGGCCCAGGCGTGCTCCGTCCCGTCGACGGTGAGCCGGGCGGTGCAGACGAGCCTGCCGCGTTCGTTGAGGGGCAGGTCGGTGGCGGCGAGCAGCGGGGCGGGTTTGACTCCGGCGGTCCACACGAGTGTGCGCGTCGGGAAGCGGGAGCCGTCGCTGAGCACGGCGATCCGGTCCTCGCAGGACTCCAGCCGGGTGTCGAGGCGTACGTCGATGTTGCGGCCGCGCAGTTCCCCTACCGCGTATCGGCCCATCGACTCCCCGACCTCGGGCAGGATGCGGCCGGTCGCTTCCACGAGGATCCATTTCAGGTCCTCGGCCTTGATGTTGTGGTAGTACCGCGAGGTGTAGCGGGCCATGTCCTCCAGCTCTGCCAGCGCCTCCACGCCTGCGTAGCCGCCGCCGACGAAGACGAAGGTGAGGGCGGCGTCGCGGATGGCGGGGTCGCGGGTGGCGGAGGCGATGTCCATCTGCTCGATCACGTGGTTGCGCAGGCCGATGGCCTCCTCGATGGTCTTGAAGCCGACGCCGTGATCGGCGAGGCCGGGGACCGGGAGGGTGCGCGAGACGGAGCCGGGGGCGAGGACGAGTTCGTCGTACGGGATCTCGATGGCGCCCGTGCCGTCCTCGCCCGTGGCGAGCGTGGTGACGGTGGCGGTGCGCTTGGCGTGATCGATGCGCCGGGCCTCCCCGACGAC
This genomic interval from Streptomyces sp. NBC_00464 contains the following:
- a CDS encoding ATP-binding SpoIIE family protein phosphatase, with the protein product MNFTRWSARLPGTQRRAARDDRSPVPAARAEYAQADTGSGPPDGDPGGPGTRSAAPALEDLSARDILGQLPALVALVHGPDHRVAYVNDAYTAAFGPRPCGVPAAEAMPELTELSLLPLMDQVLRSGTPRTVKSRKAGSGNSYTVTCTPVRRDKDKKHESGVLVYAADVTDHAEAAERLRTSESRHRETAVTLQRSLLPQELEQPDDLRIAATYQPGGTDAAVGGDWYDVITLGAGRTALVIGDVMGRGVRAAAVMGQLRTAVRAYARLDLPPHEVLQLLDGLAAEIDASQIATCAYAVHDPNEGLLVYSSAGHLPILVRDEDGTVHRAEDPTGPPLGTGGWIHTSGTIALPPGSTAVLYTDGLVERRSEDIDEGMAALERALSGAKGAPQVVCDRLMRSLNITAEHDDDVAVLVVQHPARTGPTAELFHNASLDLLGGIEAAPRARAFATGVLTSWRFPMELCELGVLAAGELVANSLQHGTPPMRLGLRRTDRRLIIEVTDGDDHLPRRRRAEPGDEAGRGISIVASIATSWGSRRTPGGGKAVWCEFSLPQ
- a CDS encoding MFS transporter, which produces MGAALRRIQLGSALSAFGLGFTVPYLYVYVAQVRDLGAGTAGVVLAVFAMAALVVLPFTGRVIDRRGPLPVLVVASAVASLGAVALGFSSQVTASVLSAAVLGAGTAVMQPALATMLVRCSDTTTRTRAFATQFFLQNLGLGIGGLVGGLIVDTSRASSFTLLFLIEAVMFLVLGAISATVRMPRTPAVVKVATADGSAPRGGLRVLLSHRAMVQLCVLGFVLFFACYGQFESGLAAYGTEAAGIQPSTLGIALAANTAVIVVAQFVVLRLVERRKRSRVIASVGLIWAFAWIVAGYAGLGHGSQTMATAAMISTYALFGLGESMLSPTVAPLVADLAPESMVGQYNSAFALCKQLALAVGPAVGGPMGASLHGPYIVTFVLFSLGITVLALRLGRRLTPVQDQPSLAAVPSRVVAVSLPENASAEGPAPVAAVH
- a CDS encoding NAD(P)/FAD-dependent oxidoreductase, encoding MASDSGGTPPGPPPGVRVLVVGGGYVGMYTALRLQQKLKQRLRSGEAEIVVVTPDPYMTYQPFLPEAAAGSISPRHVVVPLRRVLKHCTLVVGEARRIDHAKRTATVTTLATGEDGTGAIEIPYDELVLAPGSVSRTLPVPGLADHGVGFKTIEEAIGLRNHVIEQMDIASATRDPAIRDAALTFVFVGGGYAGVEALAELEDMARYTSRYYHNIKAEDLKWILVEATGRILPEVGESMGRYAVGELRGRNIDVRLDTRLESCEDRIAVLSDGSRFPTRTLVWTAGVKPAPLLAATDLPLNERGRLVCTARLTVDGTEHAWAAGDAAAVPDLTAAEPGRETAPNAQHAVRQAKVLADNLVAAIDGRPLKEYRHSYAGSVASLGLHKGVAHVYGRRLKGYPAWLMHRMYHLSRVPTFNRKARVLAEWTLAGLFKREIVSLGSLEHPRAEFQIAAGRRPRPDDGDCQ